The following DNA comes from Fusarium fujikuroi IMI 58289 draft genome, chromosome FFUJ_chr03.
GCAAATGGGTTTTCTTGACTGCTCAAGACCCAGGGCAGAAGTGCCCGTATCGAGCACCAATTCTCAAACCGAAGCAGCACGAATGATCATACCTTAATTGGAGCCTCGAGTTCGAGGAGGATGGGCTGAGAGATGAAGATCTCACGAGCCTTGGTACAGAGATAACGGATCTCGGCCTCAAGTAGCTGAACTTGCTTGCCAGGTCGGCTGCCTCGTACCTCGAGTAGCCTGTCGATTATAGAGTCGAGATCGACCTCGTGTTGGTCTGCCATTTTGAGAGAATTTGCTGGCGAGAGGGTGCCCGCAGTAGAGTTAAGGGAGGGTCGCGTGGGGGAGGAGGAAGGCGGCAGACAAGATCGCTAATCAGAACAACTGCGGGGGTAACTTTGTCGACCGAAATATGATACCAGATAGATACACTTCACAAAACCTGGCCGAGTCAGCCGGTGAAACCGGGAAGCAAGAAGATTCAAGGCAATAAAAAAGAGACGtgaaaaaagagaaaagccGAAGAAAAATGTGTCCAAACTCGCAAACGCCGCGACCGACAAGAGGGTGAAAATTTGAcgatgaatggatggataAATATGAGGTAAAAGACAAGTTTGGGTTAGGTTgctttggtttggtttgcgGGTGagttgcgttgcgttgcgatGGTGGAACAACGAAACGAGAAGTCTAGAAAAATTGGAGGGGAAGCAGCCGAACAAGCATGAAGAGAGGGCTGTGAGCGCGAAATGGGTACGGGAGGGGAACAAGAGGGGAGACAGACGGCGCGGcgcgagcgagcgagcaatGAATTGAATGGGGCGCACACCAGTACCAACGCCAAATGGTAACTTACCCGTGAAGGGATCACGTCTCTAATGGAGCGAGCGATTGGAGGATTTTGCGTTTCGAAAGATCGAAAGCGCAGAAGAGCAAGTTGATCAGCAATAGCAAATTGTGTCGTCGTTCGATATTGAATTGCAAAAAAGAAGCAATCAGATCACGTTGGATATGGGGAGAAAACAGTCGTCGTCGTGGTTGCCGCAGTGGGCCACCGACTTTGGTTGTTGATAGCTGTACCAGAAAGAGACAGGTAGGTACAGGGCGTCAGAAAATGAGGGGCGAGCAAGATGCTAGAAGCCAGAAGGGGAGAGACAAAAAACACCGTCAGCGCGAGCGAGTTTTTGCTATCCTCGTCTTCTGGTCAAGCAAGAGTAAATATTGCGTCGACAAATATGTGACGCTTCGTCGCCTTTGTAGGGTATACAAGCAGAGTGCAGTAAAGGGCCTCTGTATcgtcgactttgatgatgattttctTTGAGATATGAGAAACGATGTTCTCTTcgccttttttatttattgaTGTTATCGTCGTCTGGTCTGTTGGGGCAGCCAAAGTGGGCGCGATCAGGGAACTTGGAGTTCAGGGACGGAACACGGTGGTTCGTCAGTCGTCGTCTGGGGCCAAAGGGAAATGGCGGATCAAGTAACAAGCAAAGCAGCTCTTCACAGAGACGAGCGGTTTGTAATATGTTCGCAGAGAGTGTTGGCGATGTGGCTAACACGTGAATAGAGTCTTCGTCTCGGTCGTCGTCGGGTTGAGTTGAAGGGTTGAAGTTTATCCTCTCTGACCTGAGGGAACGGAAGGGGGGGAAGTTTTCCAATTTTTCCTGGGCTTTCACACTCGCTCAGTCACTGAGAAGGTGGACTCGTCACAACCACCAAACAGAGCTGACCCGGCCGGGACGCTTGGGCTTTGGGCTGCCTACACTAAACGGTACCTGCCCTGGTCTGGAAAAACGCTAGCACAGGGCCCGGATGTGGACCTGGAATGGATGGAGCTGGGACAAGTACGAGACTCGGGGAGCTGGCTCTCAGTGGCACTCCGGGGATGGGGCTGCTGAGGGTAGCTATATTTTTAGTGGGAAGCCGCTATAAATTGCATTGGATCTCACCTGTTCGTGCCTCAGTGCGACCTGGCGGGAGGTACCTATGGACAGAGACAGAATCTTGGCTTTTCTCATTGATCCAGTGCCTGTCTACATAGCATCTGTGCTTACCCACACAACAATAGAGACTGGAACGTAACTCATCTTGACATTTCGGAGCCCCCATCTTCAtttgcttcttgtcggcCTGGGTGACTTTGTTTCTTGTCTCGCTTGCTTGGCTCAAATCACCGTCTCATTTCCTTGTCGCTGTAAGTCTCATTCGCTTGCTGCCCGTTGGGTGCCCAGGTATGGATACCCTCACCTCATATCGCGTCTTAAGAAGCCCTAACTACTAAACAAAAACCTTGATTTTTTCTGACAAGCCAGCTTCGCCAGGGGAAACTTGGTCCTCTCTTGTCACTAGGAAGTAAAAAAGGGGGCGTCTCGACTCGAGAGGCTCCTGCACAGCTTTAGCGACAGGATTCGTCGGCGCTTAAGACTAAGTACCAAGTAATAGAGCCCAAGTTAAGCAAACATCAGTTTCATCTGGCCCAGCCTCTCTCGGCTCTCTTATTAGCATCGGTTCCCAAGTCCCGGAGAAGAGAGTCTCTTTCCTTATTAGTTCATCCACCCAAAATACATACGAATGAGGAAGACCTTGTCGCGTGTGTAGGTTGCCGATGTGAGAAGCTGATTCGTTCGACATGAAGCGCATCGAGGACAGGGGTTCCTTTAATACCAGGATATGATACATACAAAGATAGACAGGCCCGCAAAGTCGTATTGCGATCGAGTACGTAACATCCACTCGTTTCATTCCTGTTGACAACGGTTACGGCAGAGCTCACTCTCCGACTTCAGACTTCACAAAAGTAGCCTCATTCACTCTTCAACAACTCCTCCATGAACCCCATGGGATCTCTCAGTTGCGCATGCAAGAAACTTGCCACTCATGCCCAAGGCAACACACAACGGCACATGtgcttgttcttctgcatGATGCTGATCCATTTCTAGGTTTTTGCATGGAGGATCGAAAAACACCAACCAAAAATCAAGAACCTGGTGCTCACAGAGAACTACCTCTGCAGAGCTAAGCTAAGCTCAGCTCCATCCGGGAGTGAAAAGAAGCATTGGATGCTCCCATTTAACCATTTCATCCCACGTAAGCTCGATGAGCATGTCGGCTAACAGCTTTATTGTTTAATGATGAGACGAGCCAGATATCAGAAAAGACAACGAGACACCTATCTTTGTGCTACCAAGCTCCTTCATGTGAAGAAAATGACCTCAAATCACTCACCGACCGTTCATTTCTCTCTCGTCTATTGCGTCAGTACGCGTGCCCCGCTAGGACGCGCAGGAGCCGGTGTACAAATACAAACGGTGATGCAAGCAAACGAATGGACGAGTGTGGCTACATCATACATCCAGGCCTTAATTCACGTGACATCACAGACTGCCACCAAGGAGAGTTATAAGATAATGCTTTCCACCATCATGACAGATGTActccatcatatcatgatCGAATCATGTCACAGAGTTCAATATATCCACTCCAGGTTTCTCTTGATGGTAAGGGGTTCCATAGAGGCCATCATGGAACAGTCAAAGCATGGTCGAGATATTATTGGACTCGGTATTCGATGAAACTATGCCCCATGATCATACTATTCGGGTCAGATCCCACGATCATTAATTTTATACATTTGTATCGTATCCCACTAACCGTACACATTCTCAAGCCGCAATCCATCGTTGAGCTAAGTCTGTTCATTCCCATAATCCATCTGGGAATCCTTCGCCAACGCCTTTTCCATCCCATAAATTCCTTCTCAAAAGTATTAACCCTGTAATACTTGATTCCCATCCTTCCCTAGAACGCCAAGCTCATTAGTGCATCTGTATGGCCCTGTATACTCTCTGAAATGAACCCGCATGACAAAAATGGCAAGCAAGCTAAATGCGCCAGTTGTGGTGAGCGTTTGCTTGGTATATGCCTATACGTTGAAGatcatcttctccttgttgatgTCCTCCGCTTCTTTGCTTTACTCGCTCTGGTCTTACCGCCCGCGGGTTCTACCTCCTCCTGCACATCTGCCTCAACTGTGGCAGATGCTGCAGCGTGGTCAACATCCATACCCAAGCCTTTGAACTCTTCGTCATCTAAATCTGTAAGGTCCTCGCTGAGCATGCGTATGGCATCTCTCCCGGCCCACCGCTCCTCGAGAACGGATGTTCCCTTGGGGTCATGACCCTTGAGGTACCAAAGTATCCCTCCGTCTGTGAGAGGATCCGCGGGTTCCAATCCAAGACTGCCGTTAGATTGTGGCGGTGTGGGAGGCCCCGATTGTGCCGGCTGAGGCTTCGACACATAACCATCTGTGTCGGGGGGTGTATTGGATGAGTTGATAGTGTTGGGGAGAGATTCGTGTTTTCCGACGGCACCTGCCTCTGCGAGATCAGATGTATCGACATCAATATTGGTGCTGACCTCAATGTTTCCATTATCAGAAGTAGTATCCATCGCATCTCCACCCTCAGTGGAACTGGCCTTAACGGTAATTTGAAGCTCGGCATCAACCATAATAGTGTCGTTGGCTTCATCACTGAGGTCAGTTGGTTTATCTTGGCTCGTCGCAGTCAGTGGTCGGATGTCTACGCTTCTGTCAATAATATTCTCCAGCTCCTTCTTCAAGCCCTCGAAAGGCTTTTGGGAGATCTCCGACTCGATCCGTAAGGCTGTCTCAAGGTGTGGCTGAACAGCCTTCAATATGCGTTTTCCCAATTTTCGGCGTTCTCGTATATCCGAGAAAGTGGTTTTAGCAAGTGATGCATCGACAACTTCAGTTTGAGTTGCAACCGTAGATGACTCAGGCGGTGCTGTAGAAATGCCAGTACTGATTACATCGCAAAGATCTAACGCGAAGGACATTACTGTCACATAAAAGCGGGCATTAACGCGGCTttgaagcttgtcaagaccGTCCTTGAAGAGATCTTTATCAAGTCTGAAACAATTAGTCCAAGTCAAGATCAGCGGACCAATACATGCACTTACGATATTGCCCTGTCAACAGCAGGGTTGAGAAGTTTTGCGACAGGGAAATAACACTCATCCACAAATTCTTGTTCAAGTTCACACGCGGCAACCTTGATCTGCTCCCGTTCCACAAGCTCGGCTGCAAGATCTTTGAgctgctcaagctcaatAATCAAATTCTCGGCGAATTCAATGCGTCTAGCAAGCCTGATCTTTCCGCTCGGTCCCATAGCTGCGAAGTCACGTCGCGTAAGTTCCATCGAGGAAAAGGACTCCATCTGAAGCTGCAGGCGCTTTAGAAGTGCCGCTCCTCGACGGTTCTCACGCTTCAGGGTCCAGTAGCGACATGCCTGGCTCAGGAACTCCTTTCGTTTGGGTAATGCGAATCTTTGGATCGAAGCGTCTACAACTTCAAACACGGCCTGCGGTATAATAGGTGCCCCTGCAGGAGTTTTCCAGACGTTTTTCGGATTCTGGCCTCTCTTTTTGTCACCAACGGCTGCAGACTTTGTCCCAGTAACCTGTGTTTCATCCGACGGCTTTTCTGAAAGGGCATTGCGCTGCTGCTCTGCAATAGCATTCGCAACAGCGGTGTTATCAGCCCAGATACGATTCCTCATGGTTCTCTTATAGAATTTCTTAGCTGCCTTTGTGGCCTGTTGAACACTATGCTCTTGCACATAGTCAGGCGGGCAATGCTTGTCACAAAAGGCCTTGAGTACCATGCCGCCATCCAACACAGCGAGAGCACCCTGGCTAGTCTTCATCTTAAGAAACAGCCGGGATCTCCGCGCACAAGTGACATGAAATGCTTGATAGCAGTTCTTGTTTCCGCACTGTATGCAGGCGCCCATTCGCTGTCGACAAATGTAGCACGTCAATTTCCACCGGCTTTTCGGCACCTTTTCCACGTCCATGACTGGTTCCATGAACGTGTGATTGCCCAAGGAAACCTCAGGAATCCACATAGCGCAAAGCAGATGTGCCCACTTGGAGGAATTCGTTTGCTTGAATGCACCATCGGTATTTGGGCAAAAGATACACGTCTGCGTAGGGTCAGTACGGCAACTCGAGAAAATGTTCTGAGCTAGACTTACAGGAACCGAAGGCCCACAGAGCTGGCATTTGCGGCAGAGCCACTGGCCTTCTGGGATAAATGGGACACCATAACATTCTTGATGAACTGCAAGGTTACAGCCATCGCAGAATACAATCGCATTGGTGTTTTCGCAGTCGCCGTCGTCGCAAATGGCGCATTTTGAGTCAGGCTCTTCACCACCTTGCGGCTCACCATTTACAGCGGCGGCAGAGCTTGATCGTGGGCGATGTGTTTGTGGAGGCTTCGGGTTGGGTTTTGGAATTCTCTTCTCAAGCACATGCCACTCCTTTTCGATCTTTGTCATAGTAATTTCGAAAATTTCTCGGGTGATAGCTGGAACGTCGTTTTGCTTGCGGTGAGTATTGTATCGCCCAAGCCAAATATCGTCTTGTTCATCCATATCATATTCGACACGACCGATTCGGGTACGGTGGACCGGCCCGTCAGATGCTGCCATAGCAGCATCGGTCAAttctgcatcatcttccaTGGTAAGATCAGAAGATTTGATTAAAGCTTGCTCCGGGCGCAGGTAGTGATCACTCTCCTGATAGCCAACATTACTCATTGACTTGTCGACAAAGCGAGCCTGGCCAAAAGTTTTGCTCTCATATAATTCAATGCTGTTGGTTTTACGATATGACGGTAGTTTAAGATCCAACTTCTCTTTCGGTGTCTGGTTCTGAATGGGTAGAATTTTAGGTGTTTTCGGTGTTGAGAGAAAGTCCAGAGGCTTGCTGCTGTAAAAGCTGACCACATCTCGGGTCGGTCGACGAGGGCGCCGTAAAGGTGTTTCACCAAGAACATCGGCGGCATTGGAGTCTGAGCGACCTTGAGGATTTGGTGTGTTTCCAGTTGATGCGGGGTTTGGTTGTCTCGATGGGGTTCGGGTTTCGTCCAAGGGTGTTCCGAATGCCTGAACCACTGATGAATCAGGTTGTTCTTGGGGTATGCCATCAACCTGTTCAGATCGCAGGATCATGAATGTAGCATCAATATCTAGGTTAGGGTGGAAGTCCTCCCAGCTGCGTTCCTCGCGGGGCTTGTAGTCTTCAGCCTGCTTCACAGCAGTTGCCATAGCCGCAGCTGAACCCCACTGCATTTCCTCCAAGCCATCATTGCCAGCAGCGCGCGTGCGAGCGCCTCTTTCTCGCCGAGGCATTATGGATGGAGAAGGGCCATTGATGGCCTCGCGCGCAGCTGCTCTTGACCTCGAGACTGTTGGAGGCCCAGTGGTATTCGGCGTGGTTAGCAAGTCAGCATCAGCGAAGCGACCACCGCCACCGGCCCCTCCTGGAATATATCGACGTCGTTTCGGTGGTGGTTCAGTTGCGGAGGCTGCCGCGAGGGCTGCTCTTGCAGCACGAGCAGCATTGGTCGAACCCGGAGGGCGACCTCGACGTCTTCCGGTAACGGGTCGCCTGGGAGTCGGAGATGCCGGAGCCATCTTGAGCGAAACTAACGGCGATGTAAACTCGAAGATCGGAGCGTCGCTGGCGCAAGCTTGAGATGGATAATCGCGTCAAGGGGGAGGTGGCGCGCAGGCTCGGTCCGAAGCTTGGCGAAATCACCAATCATTTGAAAGGCGCCATACACACCAGAagagctttctttattattccCGTAAGGTTGATGATCAAAGCAAGACTTGTTCGGTGAACAAGATGATGGAATTCGCGACGGCAGAGGAGGTGATGTTCTGCCTCGGGCAAGGAACGCGTGAAGTTGGCGTGCACGGTCCCCTTTTAGTCAGCGGCGTTCAGGGTTAAGGCTGACATAAAAAGGTCACCAGACTCCAAGATACTTTTCGGGCAATACCAGCGGCGAGTTGCTCGGATTAAACTTTCAGTATGTTTCAGCAGTGTTACTGGTTTATGCAGCTCATCTGCCAGTTTGTCTCTTTCTGGCTTAAGCTCATGGGCCGCATCTGCAACGTGGGGAAGCAGATCTAGCATTTTGATGGGATTGCTTGATCAGATCTGACATGACTTATTGTTCCTGGCATTGCTGTCGTCCAGTGACGTAGGATCTCCCCAAGGAAAAAAGTCCCTGTTGTCTACTACAAGTAATGCCAAGATCGGTTTCCCTAGTTCGCAGATCACCATTGCTTGCTGGCGCTTGAAACATAACTACTTTACTTGGCCAGACTATCCGTAATCTCCTGCCTGACCTTATGATGAGCATATGTCATCTGATCCTGAGCTTGTCTATACCTGCAATGATTTGCTTGAGAACTTTCCCAAGGGATCAATCATCAGTTGGTAGTGCTTTGTCTCTCTCTTGCGCCCACCCGACCAGGGACTTGTTAGTGACTCCAATGGCAATGAAGGACTTTGAATAAGACTTCTTGGCTCCGCAAATCATGGAAGCAAATGCCGAAACAAGATCTAGAGATCTGCCCAGGGTCTAATTTGAGATCCTATCATATGCTCCGCTCCCCTTATGCCCACTCTTGTTGACACTTTGACGCCTGTGTAAGCGAATTGGGTCGACAGTGCAACAGCTCATTACCGCCTTTTCCTTaacatgcaatgcaatggCAGTATCTATCATTCATGATCGGCTGTCAAAGGATTGCAAGATGCCTAACTGTCGAGAACAATATTCATCGCCTGGCAACATTCATATCACCAAATATACATCGCCGATAGCAATGCAAAGCTTGATTTGAGCGCACCCAGAGGACTACTCTGACTTTTGAGGTGCATGAGAGCTTATCCATATTCACGATGGCCTCAGATCTACCGACCCTAGTACATGTCCC
Coding sequences within:
- a CDS encoding related to bromodomain and PHD finger-containing protein — encoded protein: MAPASPTPRRPVTGRRRGRPPGSTNAARAARAALAAASATEPPPKRRRYIPGGAGGGGRFADADLLTTPNTTGPPTVSRSRAAAREAINGPSPSIMPRRERGARTRAAGNDGLEEMQWGSAAAMATAVKQAEDYKPREERSWEDFHPNLDIDATFMILRSEQVDGIPQEQPDSSVVQAFGTPLDETRTPSRQPNPASTGNTPNPQGRSDSNAADVLGETPLRRPRRPTRDVVSFYSSKPLDFLSTPKTPKILPIQNQTPKEKLDLKLPSYRKTNSIELYESKTFGQARFVDKSMSNVGYQESDHYLRPEQALIKSSDLTMEDDAELTDAAMAASDGPVHRTRIGRVEYDMDEQDDIWLGRYNTHRKQNDVPAITREIFEITMTKIEKEWHVLEKRIPKPNPKPPQTHRPRSSSAAAVNGEPQGGEEPDSKCAICDDGDCENTNAIVFCDGCNLAVHQECYGVPFIPEGQWLCRKCQLCGPSVPTCIFCPNTDGAFKQTNSSKWAHLLCAMWIPEVSLGNHTFMEPVMDVEKVPKSRWKLTCYICRQRMGACIQCGNKNCYQAFHVTCARRSRLFLKMKTSQGALAVLDGGMVLKAFCDKHCPPDYVQEHSVQQATKAAKKFYKRTMRNRIWADNTAVANAIAEQQRNALSEKPSDETQVTGTKSAAVGDKKRGQNPKNVWKTPAGAPIIPQAVFEVVDASIQRFALPKRKEFLSQACRYWTLKRENRRGAALLKRLQLQMESFSSMELTRRDFAAMGPSGKIRLARRIEFAENLIIELEQLKDLAAELVEREQIKVAACELEQEFVDECYFPVAKLLNPAVDRAISLDKDLFKDGLDKLQSRVNARFYVTVMSFALDLCDVISTGISTAPPESSTVATQTEVVDASLAKTTFSDIRERRKLGKRILKAVQPHLETALRIESEISQKPFEGLKKELENIIDRSVDIRPLTATSQDKPTDLSDEANDTIMVDAELQITVKASSTEGGDAMDTTSDNGNIEVSTNIDVDTSDLAEAGAVGKHESLPNTINSSNTPPDTDGYVSKPQPAQSGPPTPPQSNGSLGLEPADPLTDGGILWYLKGHDPKGTSVLEERWAGRDAIRMLSEDLTDLDDEEFKGLGMDVDHAAASATVEADVQEEVEPAGGKTRASKAKKRRTSTRRR